In Mya arenaria isolate MELC-2E11 chromosome 1, ASM2691426v1, the genomic stretch ATGTCAACTTAATGTAAAGGTCACAGTTCAAGGTAAAGTGATGTGTGCATCCTATTATGCCTGTCTCTACTACATTTGATTTGTTAACATGATAAAATGGATTAAATATTCACCACGTCTAGACTAAGTGCAGAACTCAACTCACATTCCAGGCGTGCGggctcaaggtcaaggtcaaaagtTAAGGAAAACGGTTTGGACCTTAGATTTTGTGTGCTTGGCGTTTCTTTAAAACCCATTGAATGATATCAATGGGTGTTAACAATATGCATTGTTCCCCAAAATTGGTTGGGTATTTTAGAAAGTTTTAGAGCCATAAATAACTCACCATTTTCCTTTGATACCACAATATTATACGAAAGCGTGTAAACGGCACAGACGAATAGGTTGAAGGTAAACACCACATCATATCGTACTATGACGCTAGTAGGTAACAATGCCTTAGCGGGTAGCCCGCTGAAGCTCACTATTTATCGTTTAGGAAATAACAATGGGGCAAAATTTAATGGATTAATGGACAAAAATTGATGAAACGAGTCTTTGCCaagtttttaaataagtttatacaATTTGAAACGAAATAAAAACGAATTTAAGATAACATTGATAACTTAACTCATTCAGGGTCGAAATTAGGGCCAAAGTTTCTTTAATACACTTATATTTTCATAGTGCGAAGTTTTTGCATTGTGTGTTATAAGGATGCTACATCCACAGAAAGGAAAATAGCCCGACACAAAGAAACAACAAATCAGGTCTCAATTATCAACCGATTTTCGAAGGATTTACTTAAAACGACAAAAAAAACCATATTTCAATCCATTCAAATCAAGTAAATCAATAAAAGAGCAATGCCATAACTGtgtgacgtcattagtaatcacgcgagtgtgtacatgtcatttggcggttgaaatttaaaaagaacatgaGTCAGCGTCACAGTCGTTTTCAATAGTGGGAATTCGCTTTGCAGCTGGTCGATAACAGCATGGATTTTGATGAATGTGCACAAGAACATTACCTCCGTAATTTGGAGCAccataaatgttgtaaaatcaaCCAGAAATGTGAGATTTGatgtggaatcagtgactgtAACATTGTGTGAACTTCAGTGTCGAGTATTGTGAGAATCGAATGCGCTTTCTAGCTATCTACTTAATTGTTAAGTGATTGTACTTAAAACAGCTATATTATACTACTTCGAATTCTTTAAATCAGCCGTTCAACCGGAATTATAATTGGAAATAATGTTAGTGCTTGTATTTGAGGTGCCTTTTATCTTGATTATGATATTTCATCCTACTTCAATAGCCATTGCATGTCCGTTATATGAGATACTAGCGTTATTGAGATTAATGTTTCTCAGAAGACGAATCAATAAATTTTCTTTCCGGCTGAGTGTTATATTAACGATAAGGTATTTTAAAGGAAGTAAAACAAAAGGTGCACGCACATTTAACATCAATTGTAAGGCTAAGGACAGCGTATGTTTTCATCGAAGGCTGCATTTTGTGattgaaaggaaaaaaatgatCAGTAATTTTCTTCTGTTAGGTATTGACGATTTTTCGTACAAAACCGAAGACGTTGGCCAAAACTCAAACTCAAAGgggtttaaaattaatacaacataaaagtaaaaggaatgtatttatttaacaaaacacttATAAAATGTACTCGGAAATATATGGTGTAGTGGTTTGTAAAACTGCATACAacgtacaaaaatattttccaacatTGCATTATGTTATATAAGTTAAAATCGAAGCAAGTTAATGATGTTTTGCTGGAAGTGTACGAGGCAAATTATTTTCGTGTTAAAGGTTgtccaaataaaataatttagacatagaaataaatatgttattttttataaaactaagtTCTATGCAATGTTAAAGTATCAAGCTTTATGAAACTTATTTTCGTtggcaaacatatttaaaacaatgaaaacgcACGCTAAATACGGGATAACATGCCGGACTTAAACTACCTGAAATTTCAAATACTTTCCTAGTATTTGAATTCATTAAACTATGATAATTTACTGAATGTTTATAGTATCATCTAATTTGATTATGacctttaaaatgtttagtttgCTTTCATTATTAAGTCCTTGAGAATTCTGTTTTTTTACCCTATCAAACTATATGTAATTGCCAAGTGGTTTCCTTATAATATTAATGACAGAAATTGTTATTTGTAAGTCTATTAAGGAGTTGTTGAATAGATACAGTTACTAAAGCTATgtgttgaaaaatatattgtattcaatTAGTAAAACCATTGcaacttttacaaatattgtatctggtcatgaccaatactaAAACTGTTTGTTTGCACTTAGATTCATATGgtcatttacaataaaatgtgGATGCCTATAACATATCATGTGTACGTCATGACACACTATGTCTCCTTTACTGCATCACTATTAAACTGTGTGCTCGTCAAACGAAACACTTTCAGGCAGTGCTATCATTCTTTTCGTTGATGTCATTTCTATCGTTTTGCCAGAAACATTAGATTTTGGCACTCCACCCGAAGCACCGTACTTACTCATATCGGCATCATCAAAGTCAATATCAGTTATCAGCAAACGTTTAACAGCTGTAGTTGGTGTAGTTGCTGACGCTTCTGCAGATATGTTAGACTTTGAAGACGTTTTCGATGATGAAACTTCTAGAATCTCGTCGATGAAAGTAAAAGACTGAGCGGGTGGTGAGCTTACATTTCGTTCAGGGTTTGCAATATCTGACCGTGTTGGTGGATAGTCCTTTAACGACACCGAACGAGTGAAGGGTGTATTGGGCGTATGCGCATAGTCTGTAGGGTAGAGAGTTTCTTCTGGTGTTGAGTCCTGTCTCATAAACGGCGATCTTTTCGGATCTTTCGCTAAAGGTGAACATGGTtgattaaaaaagcaaacactACCATCTGCTTGTATAGAGTATGCGCGGAACTGTCGAGTATGATGATGGGGTTGTGAGCAGTTTATCCGTCCCAATGAATTTCTGTGTTGACTGTTAGCCTGGCCGTGAGGATGCACATGGCAACGACATTGGCCGTTTTGTATCGCTGATTTGTCAGGCTTTACAGTTCGCGTTGACCGCGTAGGATCATGCAGAGGAACTTCGTAGAAAGCTTCGTCGTCATATTCAGACACAAAGTCGTCGTCATTGCCATGTGTGACAGTTTCACTAAACTCGAACTGATCATCATGGTACATCGATGAAATTGTGTCATATCTGGTTGAGCTTTTCGATTTCTTACCTCTGTATCGAAGAGGAACTTTGCACCTTGATAATAAGACGATAAGTACAATAACTGAAAGGGCCAACACAGCCCCTATGCTGCTTCCAACTGAAACAGGCAGTTGCCAGTTTGTTGTTGAGGCATCCGTACATTCCCGATAATCCGTTGTATTGCTTCTGTACACAACAAGGCATACTTTATAGTATGTGTCTGCTACTAAATTACCTACTTCGTATTCACGTTCTTTTGAGTGAAGCAATGGTccgtattgtatatatttgcttGCAACCATTTGATAATGCACCTGAAATTGCTGCACTAGAGGTATGTTTGCCGCTCTCAGTTTCCAACCCACTTGAATTGACGAGGATGTAgatgataaaacatcaaatgTTTCCACGAAGCTGTCTTCGAACAAAGTTGACGTTTCCATGTTCAATACCATTTGTCTGCTTGCAGTGGTGTAAAGAAAACCTTAGGTAAATATCTAAAAGCGACTCAATTATTAATCAACTGAGCAGTAACACATTCTAGAGTTTTTAATGTTACGGATAATCGTTCGATTTTCAAATTGTAGACagtatatttacaaatgatgTAATTATCCTTTTCGTTGAATTATCAGGGCAAAATATTCTCCGTCGTACTTCatacacaattatttcaaaaagttATTCAAGTCTAGTTCTTTGGGATATTTTTAGTCTTCAAACATACATATACGAAACTGCAATTACTTGTGACAAGCAAAATTCAGCCACGACATATTCTTCCTTTGATGTGCTGTCGTAAACTGTGTTAAATTTGAATCAAGCAAATAGGAATATTCCAAGGAAATATCCGATGTAGCGCGTAATCTTCTGTGAACTGACAACTAATATATGTTTCTGTAGTACTACAAAGacgttttcttttttcatcaCTCGAATGAATTGTACATGTGGCTTTGTTTGGTAATGTTTGTACTTGCTTTCCTAAGCTTTCCGACGTCTTTTGCCTCAAAATAATTAACGGTTATCCCTATTATCAGCGCCcgtttttaacatgtttttatcatGTATCGCCGAGGTTGATCTGTACTTTCTAAATGACAACAAGGGGAGGAACggttatgatttattttctttcccGTAATTCAGAAGTTTCAGGTCATCTGTAATTCACTACAAGGAAAATATCGTCAAGTCCTTTTACAAGGAAGATATCGTCAAGTCCTTTTAAACAGATAAACGAGTTGATGTCGTTTTCACTTTCCTTGCGgtaatctgaaaataaaaaagagacaGGTTGAATTTTCATTTAGAAATGAGGTCTTTGTAGTGCATGCTCTCCTCAACTATAACCTGTGAAAATGAAGAACAGCAAGAGCaggaatattttgtttatatttaaatataagcgTATAGCCCATATAGTGCATGTGTTTGATATTTCTACAGgattataaaaagaaac encodes the following:
- the LOC128236735 gene encoding uncharacterized protein LOC128236735; amino-acid sequence: MVLNMETSTLFEDSFVETFDVLSSTSSSIQVGWKLRAANIPLVQQFQVHYQMVASKYIQYGPLLHSKEREYEVGNLVADTYYKVCLVVYRSNTTDYRECTDASTTNWQLPVSVGSSIGAVLALSVIVLIVLLSRCKVPLRYRGKKSKSSTRYDTISSMYHDDQFEFSETVTHGNDDDFVSEYDDEAFYEVPLHDPTRSTRTVKPDKSAIQNGQCRCHVHPHGQANSQHRNSLGRINCSQPHHHTRQFRAYSIQADGSVCFFNQPCSPLAKDPKRSPFMRQDSTPEETLYPTDYAHTPNTPFTRSVSLKDYPPTRSDIANPERNVSSPPAQSFTFIDEILEVSSSKTSSKSNISAEASATTPTTAVKRLLITDIDFDDADMSKYGASGGVPKSNVSGKTIEMTSTKRMIALPESVSFDEHTV